Below is a genomic region from Silurus meridionalis isolate SWU-2019-XX chromosome 10, ASM1480568v1, whole genome shotgun sequence.
TGGTTGGACTTTCCATCCACATCAGGTTCTTTTAGCGTTAACCTGGTCCCATtagtcattttgtttccttAGCAGGTCCTAATTTAAACATGAACATGGTCCCAATTATTGGGATGTAGTCTAGGGTTGTCTTTTGTTGCAAGGCCctgatttaaatgttttgtccCTTAGAGGGATcgtgttttttttagctttagtgCAGCATAAGTTAGCGTGGTCGTGCAGCACGGACTCTTTTGCTCCTCTTGCTGACAGTGGTGAAACGAAATGGCGTGTGGTCTGGCTGCTCTCCTGGAGGAAGGCGCTTCATGAAATGAACGTCTTGCTGGTTTAGAAGAGTCTGTGGGCCACGGCGAGGGCGACCCCTCTTGGTGAAGCCCACATACCAGTCTTTGTAACGTGCTGACATTAATGCTGTGTAGTTGTTCTCAAGCACCATCTCAATAAAGACACAGTCCTCACTGCGATTACTGGCCTTCTGGGAAAATCCGGAAAAACAGCCACACAGAGGCAAGACAAAGCCattgaaagagagagggagaaagtaAACACTTGTCAGTTTGCCATGAACTCAGATTGTCCGCACAAAGAATGAAATTTAGCTAACATAGAGATGTGTcaccttgcctacaagtttgcCCCTGCGGTTCATACACAGGTAGTAGTTGGTCTCCCTCCCCCTGATTCGCACCTGGCTGCCAAATGTGTCTGCCTCCACTACAAGCTGGGCTTGTGAAGGGACAGAAAGACAGGCATA
It encodes:
- the fgf18a gene encoding fibroblast growth factor 18a, yielding MRSFFSTLAVLCIQMMLVMCNPLQVFGVDGVNFSMHVENQTRARDPMSRRQPRVYQLYSRTSCKHVQVFGRRISARGEDGDKFAQLVVEADTFGSQVRIRGRETNYYLCMNRRGKLVGKKASNRSEDCVFIEMVLENNYTALMSARYKDWYVGFTKRGRPRRGPQTLLNQQDVHFMKRLPPGEQPDHTPFRFTTVSKRSKRVRAARPR